A window of the Verminephrobacter eiseniae EF01-2 genome harbors these coding sequences:
- a CDS encoding ABC transporter permease, which produces MLPRPLFPFLPRFPRYATLADKIAWWLLRALCVAVLVFLLAPILVMVPLSFSGSSFLVYPIPGWSLKWYRHLFESAEWARAARNSAIVAPAATVIATALGTLAAVGLARAELPCKGLLMSLLIAPMVVPIVVVGVATYLYFAPLGLADSYFGLIIVHAALGAPFVLTTVLATLAGFDHNLVRASLSLGATPLRSFFRVTLPVIAPGVISGALLAFATSFDEVVVTLFLAGAGQATLPRQMLTGIRENITPTIAAVATLLILFTTSLLLVLEWLRGRRA; this is translated from the coding sequence ATGTTGCCCCGGCCCCTTTTTCCCTTCTTGCCCCGATTTCCCCGTTACGCCACGCTGGCCGACAAGATCGCCTGGTGGCTGCTGCGCGCGCTGTGCGTGGCGGTGCTGGTGTTTTTGCTCGCGCCCATCCTGGTGATGGTGCCGCTGTCGTTCTCGGGCAGTTCCTTTTTGGTCTACCCCATCCCCGGCTGGTCGCTCAAGTGGTATCGCCATCTGTTCGAGTCGGCCGAATGGGCCCGCGCGGCGCGCAACAGCGCCATCGTCGCGCCGGCCGCCACGGTGATCGCCACGGCCCTGGGCACGCTGGCGGCGGTGGGCCTGGCGCGGGCAGAGTTGCCCTGCAAGGGCCTGCTGATGAGCCTGCTGATCGCCCCCATGGTGGTGCCCATCGTCGTCGTGGGCGTGGCCACCTATCTGTACTTTGCGCCGCTGGGCCTGGCAGACAGCTACTTCGGGCTGATCATCGTGCACGCCGCGTTGGGCGCACCCTTCGTGCTGACCACCGTGCTGGCCACGCTGGCGGGCTTTGACCACAACCTGGTGCGCGCCTCGCTGAGCCTGGGCGCGACACCGCTGCGCAGTTTCTTTCGCGTCACGCTGCCGGTGATTGCGCCCGGGGTGATCTCGGGCGCCCTGCTGGCGTTTGCCACCTCGTTCGATGAAGTGGTGGTCACGCTCTTTCTGGCCGGAGCCGGGCAGGCCACCTTGCCGCGCCAGATGCTCACCGGCATCCGCGAAAACATCACCCCGACCATTGCCGCCGTGGCCACCTTGCTGATCCTGTTCACCACCAGTTTGCTGCTGGTGCTGGAATGGCTGCGCGGGCGGCGGGCATGA
- a CDS encoding ABC transporter permease: protein MGAADGSAPGALRQALARAQRRRQWRAFSLTLPLLLFLLLTLLLPIAALLLRAVENPEVARALPGTIRALDGWDRRDAPPAAAYAALVRDLADLPDGADAGALARRLNSEVPGARSMVMGAYRSRPFAGSDEAIRQRLLQADPRWGQAPLWRAIAKNGARWTPDYLLAALDLQRDAQGRIERMPADQRAFVGILLRTFQISLVVTLCCLLLGYPLAWWLAALPARAANVLMILVLVPFWTSVLVRVAAWIVLLQSEGLVNRALIGLGLVAEPLALLFNRTGVVIAMVHILLPFMILPLYSVMKNVPPSYLRAAVSLGSPPWAAFLRVYVPQTYPGIGAGALLVFILALGYYITPALLGGADDQMLSYYIARYTNVDVNWGMACALSALLLLATLLLYGVYRRIGKEQPIH, encoded by the coding sequence GTGGGCGCAGCGGACGGCAGCGCCCCCGGCGCATTGCGCCAAGCCCTGGCGCGCGCGCAGCGGCGGCGCCAATGGCGGGCGTTCAGCCTGACGTTGCCGCTGCTGCTGTTCCTGCTGCTCACGCTGCTGCTGCCCATTGCCGCGCTGCTGCTGCGCGCCGTGGAAAACCCCGAGGTGGCCCGGGCCTTGCCCGGTACCATACGTGCGCTCGATGGCTGGGACCGGCGCGACGCGCCCCCGGCCGCCGCCTATGCAGCGCTGGTGCGCGACCTGGCCGATCTGCCCGACGGTGCGGACGCCGGCGCGCTGGCGCGGCGCCTGAACTCCGAAGTGCCGGGTGCGCGCTCGATGGTGATGGGCGCCTACCGCAGCCGGCCTTTTGCCGGCTCCGACGAGGCCATCCGGCAGCGACTGCTGCAGGCCGACCCGCGCTGGGGCCAGGCCCCGCTGTGGCGCGCGATCGCCAAGAATGGCGCGCGCTGGACGCCCGACTACCTGCTGGCCGCGCTGGACCTGCAGCGCGATGCGCAGGGCCGGATCGAGCGCATGCCCGCAGACCAGCGCGCGTTTGTCGGCATTCTGCTGCGCACCTTCCAGATCAGCCTGGTGGTCACGCTGTGCTGCCTGCTGCTGGGCTACCCGCTGGCCTGGTGGCTGGCCGCGCTGCCGGCGCGCGCGGCCAATGTGCTGATGATCCTGGTGCTGGTGCCGTTCTGGACCTCGGTGCTGGTGCGCGTGGCCGCCTGGATCGTGCTGTTGCAGTCCGAAGGCTTGGTCAACCGCGCCTTGATCGGCCTGGGCCTGGTGGCCGAACCGCTGGCGCTGCTGTTCAACCGCACCGGGGTGGTGATTGCGATGGTGCATATCCTGCTGCCCTTCATGATCTTGCCGCTGTACAGCGTGATGAAGAACGTGCCGCCGAGCTACCTGCGCGCAGCGGTGTCGCTGGGCAGTCCGCCCTGGGCCGCCTTCTTGCGCGTCTACGTGCCGCAGACCTATCCGGGAATCGGCGCCGGGGCGCTGCTGGTGTTCATCCTGGCCCTGGGCTACTACATCACCCCGGCGCTGCTCGGCGGGGCCGACGACCAGATGCTGAGCTACTACATCGCCCGTTATACGAATGTGGATGTCAACTGGGGCATGGCCTGTGCATTGAGTGCCCTGCTGCTGCTCGCCACGCTGCTGCTGTATGGTGTGTACCGCCGCATCGGCAAGGAGCAACCGATCCATTAG
- a CDS encoding ABC transporter substrate-binding protein, which yields MKNQCLLACAALCAGMALPGLAQQSITVVNFGGAAANAQKKAYYEPYEKQTGSKIVALEYNGEQAKLKAMVEAKKVTWDVLEVETPDAVRGCDEGLFEKIDYSRIASKNELMPDAITDCAVGFLVWSTVMAYNGDKLKTAPGGWADFFDTQKIPGKRGMRKGARYNLEFALLADGVKPADVYPLLATREGADRAFKKLTALKPHIQWWAAGAQVPQFLVAGDVVLSTAYNGRIDAANREGRNLRIHWPGSIYDLEYWTIPKGAPNKDEALKFIAFSLQADNQAVYVRQIAYGPTNTKAMAQLDAKTLERLPTSANNARQALRFDVGFWADQGEMLEKRFAVWATQ from the coding sequence ATGAAAAACCAATGCCTGCTCGCCTGCGCCGCCCTGTGTGCCGGCATGGCCCTGCCCGGTCTGGCGCAGCAGTCCATCACCGTCGTGAACTTTGGCGGCGCCGCCGCCAACGCCCAGAAGAAAGCCTATTACGAGCCTTACGAGAAGCAGACCGGCAGCAAGATCGTGGCGCTGGAGTACAACGGCGAGCAGGCCAAGCTCAAGGCCATGGTCGAGGCCAAAAAAGTCACTTGGGATGTGCTCGAAGTCGAGACCCCCGACGCCGTGCGCGGCTGCGATGAAGGGCTGTTCGAGAAGATCGACTACAGCCGGATCGCCAGCAAGAACGAGCTGATGCCTGACGCCATCACCGACTGCGCCGTGGGTTTCCTGGTGTGGTCGACCGTGATGGCCTACAACGGCGACAAGCTCAAGACCGCCCCCGGCGGTTGGGCCGACTTCTTCGACACGCAAAAGATTCCCGGCAAGCGCGGCATGCGCAAGGGCGCCCGCTACAACCTCGAATTTGCGCTGCTGGCCGATGGCGTCAAGCCCGCCGATGTGTACCCGCTGCTGGCCACCCGGGAGGGCGCCGACCGGGCCTTCAAAAAGCTCACCGCGCTCAAGCCCCATATCCAGTGGTGGGCCGCCGGCGCGCAGGTGCCGCAGTTCCTGGTGGCCGGCGATGTGGTGCTGAGCACGGCCTACAACGGGCGCATCGACGCGGCCAACCGCGAAGGGCGCAACCTTCGCATCCATTGGCCCGGCAGCATCTACGACCTGGAATACTGGACCATCCCCAAAGGCGCGCCGAACAAGGATGAGGCGCTGAAATTCATCGCCTTCAGCCTGCAGGCCGACAACCAGGCGGTGTACGTGCGGCAAATCGCCTATGGCCCGACCAACACCAAGGCCATGGCCCAACTCGACGCAAAGACCCTGGAACGACTGCCCACCTCGGCCAACAATGCCCGGCAAGCGCTGCGGTTCGACGTGGGTTTCTGGGCCGACCAGGGCGAGATGCTGGAAAAGCGCTTTGCCGTCTGGGCCACACAGTGA
- a CDS encoding ABC transporter ATP-binding protein, which yields MNDAQPLVRFSGVQKSYDGEQLAVRALDLDIRRGEFLSLLGPSGSGKTTTLMMLAGFESPTAGEIFLDGQPITRTPPHQRNFGMVFQNYALFPHLTVGQNLAYPLSVRKVPRAEQAERVRKALAMVRLSGLEERRPASLSGGQQQRVALARALVFNPRLVLMDEPLGALDKQLREQLQIELKELHHQLGLSFVYVTHDQGEALTMSDRVAVFNQGAIEQLADVQALYETPANRFVAGFVGDSTVLGGTLQGSGACCALQLPDGRRLPGVNVNHAAPGTRAEACIRPERIALRTAATPQGPALDATVARVIYHGDHLRLLCAIAPGQALATVKLPLTGAGAHPQAGDAVQLQFPPEAMRIYACAASPP from the coding sequence ATGAACGACGCGCAACCCCTGGTCCGCTTCAGCGGCGTGCAAAAGAGCTACGACGGCGAACAACTGGCGGTGCGCGCGCTGGACCTGGATATCCGGCGCGGCGAGTTTCTGAGCCTGCTCGGGCCATCCGGTTCGGGCAAGACCACCACGCTGATGATGCTGGCCGGGTTTGAATCGCCGACCGCCGGCGAGATTTTTCTCGATGGCCAGCCCATCACCCGCACGCCGCCGCACCAGCGCAACTTCGGCATGGTGTTTCAGAACTACGCGCTGTTCCCGCACCTGACGGTGGGCCAGAACCTGGCCTACCCGCTGTCGGTGCGCAAAGTGCCCCGCGCCGAGCAGGCCGAGCGGGTGCGCAAGGCGTTGGCGATGGTGCGCCTGTCGGGCCTGGAAGAGCGCCGGCCGGCCAGCCTGTCAGGCGGCCAGCAGCAGCGTGTGGCGCTGGCCCGCGCCCTGGTGTTCAACCCCCGGCTGGTGCTGATGGATGAACCGCTGGGCGCGCTCGACAAGCAGTTGCGCGAGCAGTTGCAGATCGAGCTCAAGGAACTGCACCACCAACTGGGCCTGAGCTTCGTCTATGTCACCCATGACCAGGGCGAGGCCCTGACCATGAGCGACCGCGTGGCCGTGTTCAACCAGGGCGCGATCGAGCAGTTGGCCGATGTGCAGGCGTTGTACGAAACCCCGGCCAACCGCTTCGTGGCCGGCTTCGTCGGCGACAGCACCGTGCTTGGCGGCACCTTGCAAGGCAGCGGAGCGTGCTGCGCATTGCAACTGCCCGATGGCCGGCGGCTGCCGGGCGTGAATGTGAACCACGCCGCCCCCGGCACGCGGGCCGAGGCCTGCATCCGCCCCGAGCGCATCGCGCTGCGCACCGCCGCCACGCCGCAAGGCCCGGCGCTGGATGCCACGGTGGCCCGCGTCATCTACCATGGCGACCACCTGCGCCTGCTCTGCGCCATCGCCCCCGGCCAGGCGCTGGCCACCGTCAAACTGCCGTTGACCGGCGCCGGTGCCCACCCGCAGGCCGGTGACGCCGTGCAGTTGCAGTTCCCGCCCGAAGCCATGCGCATCTATGCCTGCGCTGCCAGCCCGCCCTGA
- a CDS encoding sarcosine oxidase subunit beta family protein, protein MRGQNYSLWSLFKHGLGHHLRWEPAWERVALKPDYDVVIVGGGGHGLATAYYLAKNHPTVGRIAVLEKGYLGGGNTARNTTIVRSNYLWDEAAQLYEHSLKLWEGLSQELNMNVMFSQRGVFNLGHTLQDMRDIERRVNANALQGIDAQVLSASEVQQKIPQLDCSRSRRYPVLGASWQPRAGVAHHDAVARGFARAASRLGVDLIEGCEVTGMDIEGGRIRALQTSLGPVKAERVGCVAAGHSSELARMAGLRLPLQSHPLQAFVSESMQPVIDTVIMSNAVHGYLSQSDKGELVIGAGIDGYLGYGQRGSPHVIEHTAAAIIELFPQFSRVRMNRQWGGIVDVAPDACPIISATAVQGLYFNCGWGTGGFKATPGSGHVFADMLAHGRPPPLAQAFALERFASGHLIDEHGAAGVAH, encoded by the coding sequence ATGCGCGGCCAAAATTACTCGCTCTGGAGCCTGTTCAAGCATGGCCTGGGCCACCATCTGCGCTGGGAGCCGGCCTGGGAGCGGGTGGCGCTCAAGCCGGACTACGACGTGGTGATCGTCGGCGGCGGCGGACATGGCCTGGCGACGGCCTACTACCTGGCCAAGAACCACCCGACGGTGGGCCGCATCGCGGTGCTGGAAAAGGGCTATCTGGGCGGCGGCAACACGGCGCGCAACACCACCATCGTGCGCTCGAACTATCTGTGGGACGAGGCGGCGCAGCTCTACGAGCACTCGCTCAAGCTGTGGGAGGGCTTGAGCCAGGAACTGAACATGAATGTGATGTTCAGCCAGCGCGGCGTGTTCAACCTGGGCCATACGCTGCAAGACATGCGCGACATCGAGCGCAGGGTCAACGCCAACGCGCTGCAAGGCATCGATGCCCAGGTGCTCAGCGCCAGCGAGGTGCAGCAAAAAATCCCGCAACTCGATTGCAGCCGCAGCCGCCGCTACCCGGTGCTGGGCGCCAGTTGGCAGCCGCGCGCCGGGGTGGCGCACCACGATGCGGTGGCGCGCGGCTTCGCCCGTGCCGCAAGCCGGCTGGGGGTGGACCTGATCGAGGGCTGCGAGGTCACCGGCATGGACATCGAGGGCGGGCGGATCCGCGCGCTGCAAACCAGCCTCGGGCCGGTCAAGGCCGAGCGCGTCGGTTGCGTGGCCGCCGGGCATTCGTCGGAGCTGGCCCGCATGGCCGGGCTGCGCCTGCCGCTGCAAAGCCATCCGCTGCAAGCCTTTGTCTCGGAGTCGATGCAGCCCGTGATCGACACCGTGATCATGTCCAACGCCGTGCATGGCTACCTGAGCCAGTCCGACAAGGGCGAACTGGTGATAGGCGCCGGCATCGACGGCTATCTGGGCTACGGCCAGCGCGGCAGCCCGCATGTCATCGAGCACACGGCGGCGGCCATCATCGAGCTGTTTCCGCAGTTCTCGCGCGTGCGCATGAACCGCCAATGGGGCGGCATCGTCGATGTGGCGCCGGACGCCTGCCCGATCATTTCCGCGACCGCAGTGCAGGGCCTGTACTTCAACTGCGGCTGGGGCACCGGCGGCTTCAAGGCCACGCCCGGCTCGGGCCATGTCTTTGCCGACATGCTGGCGCATGGCCGTCCGCCCCCGCTGGCCCAAGCCTTCGCGCTGGAGCGCTTCGCCTCCGGCCACCTGATCGACGAGCACGGCGCCGCCGGCGTCGCCCACTGA
- a CDS encoding sarcosine oxidase subunit delta, protein MFLLHCPHCGELRDEQEFGYAGEAFIARPAQPEAVDDALWGDYLFMRQNPKGWFWEQWQHTAACRKVFVVKRHTASYEVAGSWTLAEGQALWLTEKTRAPARDMDPRMQMNPQGAAA, encoded by the coding sequence ATGTTTTTATTGCATTGCCCCCACTGCGGCGAGTTGCGCGACGAACAAGAGTTCGGCTACGCCGGCGAAGCCTTCATTGCCCGCCCGGCCCAGCCCGAGGCGGTCGATGACGCCCTCTGGGGCGACTATCTCTTCATGCGCCAGAACCCGAAGGGCTGGTTCTGGGAGCAGTGGCAGCACACTGCGGCCTGCCGCAAGGTGTTCGTCGTCAAGCGCCACACCGCCAGCTACGAGGTCGCAGGCAGTTGGACGCTGGCCGAAGGCCAGGCCCTGTGGCTGACGGAAAAGACCCGCGCCCCGGCCCGGGACATGGACCCCCGGATGCAGATGAACCCCCAGGGGGCGGCGGCATGA
- a CDS encoding sarcosine oxidase subunit alpha family protein: protein MSGTRVRQPAARIDGSRQLRFSFNGRDYTGHPGDTLASALLAQGVRCVARSFKYGRPRGIIGAGAEEPNALVQLGVGALTTPNVKATQAELYEGLVAHSTSGWPALAFDLKSLLGRGARSMMPAGFYGKTFKWPRRLWPLYEAVLRRCAGWGAAPGLPDPERYDHLHHHVDVLVVGAGACGLLAALQAGQAGLKTLLLDEQNELGGWLLSDPRARIDGRDGPAYIRSVQSALAGLPQVRVLTRTTAFGMYEHNLVQAVELVQDHIAPAERQAHLPRQRLHKIRARQVVLATGAIERPLVFGNNDLPGVMTVSAGQTFLQRYGVRVGQRVVICGTSDLIHDCAEDLAQAGARVVVADVRHGVTARSSAYQVLGGHGIARAMGRGHVKSAHLVPLHATREEATSAGRHVACDVVLSSGGLSPTVHLFCHDGSRPLWDDAAAAFVAPGTGRPGVACVGAVTGAFELPAALAQTTQAMHRVLAACGRQRSLQTPVCPPPPQRRAARPMFLMPSCCASDGKRAKLHAKAFVDYQNDVTAADIGLAVRENYHSIEHVKRYTALGFGTDQGKLSNVNGVVLTARALQRPVGEVGTTTYRPAYTPVSLGALAGTMVQDCFDPSRYTALHEAHVARGAALEPVGQWLRPWYFARAGEDLRAAVNRECLAARHGVALMDASTLGKIQIDGPDAREFLNRIYANAWSQLAVGKCRYGLMLDENGMVMDDGVTACITPRQFYMTTTTGGAARVLNWLERWHQTEWPELKVWMTSVTDHWTTIALVGPKARTVLARLCPDIDLRADSFQFMDWRAGTVHGLPARVFRISFSGELAYELNVESGYGHALWEAVMAAGAEFDITPYGTETMHVLRAEKGFIIVGQDTDGSISPLDLGMGWAVGMKKTYSFLGKRSLARSDTARDDRKQWVGLLTQDPSVVLPEGAQIMDSARTGAHNRMLGHVTSSYHSAFLGRSIALAVVAAGRQRIGQTLYAHAHGRATAAQVVGSVFVDPKGERQNV, encoded by the coding sequence ATGAGCGGCACCAGGGTCAGGCAGCCGGCCGCCCGCATCGACGGCTCGCGCCAGTTGCGCTTTAGCTTCAACGGCCGCGACTACACCGGCCACCCCGGCGACACGCTGGCCTCGGCGCTGCTCGCGCAAGGGGTGCGGTGCGTGGCGCGCAGCTTCAAGTACGGGCGGCCGCGCGGCATCATCGGCGCCGGCGCAGAAGAGCCGAATGCGCTGGTGCAGCTCGGCGTGGGCGCGCTCACGACGCCGAACGTCAAAGCCACGCAGGCCGAGCTGTATGAGGGCTTGGTCGCCCATTCCACGTCGGGCTGGCCGGCGCTGGCTTTCGACCTGAAATCGCTGCTCGGCCGGGGCGCGCGCTCCATGATGCCGGCCGGGTTCTACGGCAAGACCTTCAAATGGCCGCGCCGGCTGTGGCCGCTGTACGAGGCGGTGCTGCGCCGGTGCGCCGGCTGGGGCGCGGCACCCGGGTTGCCCGACCCCGAGCGCTACGACCACTTGCACCACCATGTGGATGTGCTGGTGGTCGGCGCCGGCGCCTGCGGCCTGCTGGCCGCGTTGCAGGCCGGGCAGGCGGGCCTGAAGACCTTGCTGCTCGACGAGCAAAACGAGTTGGGCGGCTGGCTGTTGTCCGACCCGCGGGCGCGCATCGACGGCCGCGACGGCCCGGCCTACATCCGCTCGGTGCAGTCCGCCTTGGCGGGCTTGCCGCAGGTGCGCGTGCTGACCCGCACCACCGCCTTCGGCATGTACGAGCACAACCTGGTGCAAGCGGTCGAACTGGTGCAAGACCATATCGCCCCGGCCGAGCGCCAGGCCCATCTGCCGCGCCAGCGCCTGCACAAGATCCGCGCGCGCCAGGTGGTTCTGGCCACCGGCGCCATCGAGCGCCCGCTGGTCTTTGGCAACAACGACCTGCCGGGCGTGATGACAGTCTCTGCCGGGCAGACTTTTTTGCAGCGCTACGGCGTGCGGGTCGGGCAGCGCGTGGTGATTTGCGGCACCAGCGATCTGATCCACGATTGCGCCGAAGACCTGGCCCAGGCCGGCGCCCGCGTCGTCGTGGCCGATGTGCGCCATGGCGTGACCGCCCGCAGCAGCGCCTACCAGGTGTTGGGCGGCCACGGCATTGCCCGGGCCATGGGCCGCGGCCACGTCAAAAGCGCGCACCTGGTGCCGCTGCACGCCACGCGCGAGGAGGCCACAAGCGCGGGCCGGCATGTGGCCTGCGACGTGGTGCTCAGTTCTGGCGGGCTGTCGCCAACGGTGCATCTGTTTTGCCATGACGGCAGCCGCCCGCTCTGGGACGACGCAGCGGCGGCCTTCGTGGCCCCCGGCACCGGGCGCCCGGGCGTGGCCTGCGTCGGGGCGGTCACCGGCGCGTTCGAATTGCCGGCGGCGCTGGCGCAGACCACACAGGCCATGCACCGGGTGCTGGCCGCCTGCGGCCGGCAGCGGTCATTGCAGACACCGGTTTGCCCGCCCCCGCCCCAACGACGGGCGGCGCGGCCGATGTTCCTGATGCCCTCCTGCTGCGCGTCCGATGGCAAGCGGGCCAAGCTCCATGCCAAGGCTTTCGTCGACTACCAAAACGACGTGACCGCCGCCGACATCGGGTTGGCCGTGCGCGAGAACTACCACAGCATCGAGCATGTCAAGCGCTACACCGCGCTGGGTTTCGGCACCGACCAGGGCAAGCTGTCGAACGTCAACGGCGTGGTGCTGACCGCGCGCGCGCTGCAGCGCCCGGTCGGCGAGGTCGGCACCACCACCTACCGCCCGGCCTACACCCCGGTGAGCCTGGGCGCGCTGGCCGGGACGATGGTGCAAGACTGCTTCGACCCGAGCCGCTACACCGCGCTGCATGAGGCCCATGTGGCGCGCGGCGCGGCGCTGGAGCCGGTGGGCCAGTGGCTGCGGCCCTGGTATTTCGCCCGCGCCGGCGAGGACCTGCGCGCTGCCGTGAACCGCGAATGCCTGGCGGCGCGCCATGGGGTGGCGCTGATGGACGCCTCGACGCTGGGCAAGATACAGATCGACGGCCCGGACGCGCGCGAATTCCTCAACCGCATCTACGCCAACGCCTGGAGCCAGTTGGCGGTGGGCAAATGCCGCTACGGCCTGATGCTCGATGAAAACGGCATGGTGATGGACGACGGCGTGACCGCCTGCATCACGCCCCGGCAGTTCTACATGACCACCACCACCGGCGGCGCCGCCCGGGTGCTGAACTGGCTCGAACGCTGGCACCAGACCGAGTGGCCCGAGCTGAAGGTCTGGATGACCTCGGTGACCGACCACTGGACGACCATCGCCCTGGTCGGCCCCAAGGCCCGGACGGTGCTGGCCAGGCTGTGCCCGGACATCGACCTGCGCGCCGACAGCTTCCAATTCATGGACTGGCGCGCCGGCACGGTGCATGGCCTGCCGGCCCGGGTGTTTCGCATCAGCTTTTCCGGCGAACTGGCGTATGAGCTGAATGTCGAATCCGGCTACGGCCACGCGCTGTGGGAAGCCGTGATGGCCGCCGGCGCCGAGTTCGACATCACGCCCTACGGCACCGAGACCATGCATGTGCTGCGCGCGGAAAAGGGTTTCATCATCGTCGGCCAGGACACCGACGGCTCGATCAGCCCGCTGGACCTGGGGATGGGCTGGGCCGTGGGCATGAAAAAAACGTACAGCTTCCTGGGCAAACGCTCGCTGGCGCGCAGCGACACCGCGCGCGACGACCGCAAGCAGTGGGTCGGCCTGCTGACGCAAGACCCGTCGGTGGTGCTGCCCGAAGGCGCGCAAATCATGGACAGCGCCCGCACCGGCGCGCACAACCGGATGCTCGGCCATGTGACTTCCAGCTACCACAGCGCCTTCCTGGGCCGCTCCATCGCGCTGGCCGTGGTCGCTGCGGGCCGGCAGCGGATCGGCCAGACCCTGTATGCGCACGCCCATGGACGCGCCACCGCCGCGCAGGTGGTCGGCAGCGTGTTCGTCGACCCGAAGGGGGAGCGACAAAATGTCTGA
- a CDS encoding sarcosine oxidase subunit gamma, producing the protein MSDAACSTLLRSPLHAFDLPARAALPGAHHRVLLSELAHLGYLVLRGKADDAAFMQAVAQVLGQSPPTRPMTLASTAGGALLWLSPDEWLLVCKRSDRTASLQALNAALGDAFAQVVDNSGGLTTLRLAGPDHLLLLRQLGPYDFESLAPGRCVSSVISKATVIVARSDEAGVLLVLRRSFADYLWRLIERSAQPYRPCIVAPAQCADPVFAPLLESA; encoded by the coding sequence ATGTCTGATGCCGCCTGCAGCACGCTGCTGCGCTCCCCGCTGCACGCCTTCGACCTGCCGGCCCGGGCCGCCCTGCCCGGCGCGCACCACCGCGTGCTGCTCAGCGAACTGGCGCACCTGGGCTATCTGGTGCTGCGCGGCAAGGCCGACGACGCGGCCTTCATGCAGGCCGTGGCCCAAGTCTTGGGCCAGTCGCCGCCCACCCGGCCGATGACGCTGGCCAGCACGGCCGGCGGCGCGCTGCTGTGGCTCTCGCCCGACGAATGGCTGCTGGTCTGCAAGCGCTCCGACCGCACGGCGTCGTTGCAGGCGCTGAACGCCGCGCTGGGCGATGCCTTTGCCCAGGTCGTGGACAACAGCGGGGGCCTGACCACGCTGCGCCTGGCCGGCCCCGATCACCTGCTGCTGCTGCGTCAACTGGGCCCCTACGACTTCGAGAGCCTGGCGCCGGGCCGCTGCGTCAGCAGCGTGATCTCCAAGGCCACGGTGATCGTGGCGCGCAGCGACGAGGCCGGCGTGCTGCTGGTCTTGCGCCGCAGTTTTGCCGACTACCTCTGGCGCCTGATCGAGCGCAGCGCGCAGCCCTACCGACCCTGCATCGTCGCCCCGGCGCAGTGCGCCGATCCGGTGTTTGCGCCGTTGCTGGAAAGCGCCTGA
- a CDS encoding dipeptidase, which translates to MSNLHQNALVFDGLIISNWDRSVFEDMRKGGLSGANCTVSVWEDFKGTVANIARMKRLIRDNGDLLALARNTADIEQAKQDGKTAIVLGFQNAHAFEDQLGYIEAFHDMGVRVVQLCYNTQNLIGTGCYERDGGLSGYGHEVVAEMNRVGIMIDLSHVGAKTSDEAIRASKKPVTYSHCLPAGLKKHPRNKSDTQLKFIADQGGFIGVTMFPPFLKRGIDATVEDYVQALDYVVNLVGEDCVGIGTDFTQGYGQAFFDWLTHDKGVHRRLTEFGVVQNPQGIRTIGEMPNLTAAMERARWPARKITKVMGRNWLRVFNEVWSV; encoded by the coding sequence ATGAGCAACCTGCACCAGAACGCATTGGTCTTCGACGGCCTGATCATTTCCAACTGGGACCGCTCGGTCTTCGAGGACATGCGCAAAGGCGGCCTGAGCGGCGCCAATTGCACGGTCTCGGTGTGGGAGGACTTCAAGGGCACGGTGGCCAACATCGCCCGCATGAAGCGGCTGATCCGCGACAACGGCGATTTGCTGGCCCTGGCGCGCAACACGGCCGACATCGAGCAGGCCAAGCAGGACGGCAAGACCGCCATCGTGCTCGGATTCCAGAACGCCCATGCGTTCGAGGACCAGCTCGGCTACATCGAAGCCTTCCACGACATGGGCGTGCGCGTGGTGCAGCTTTGCTACAACACGCAGAACCTGATCGGCACCGGCTGCTACGAACGCGATGGCGGCCTGTCGGGCTACGGCCACGAGGTGGTGGCCGAGATGAACCGCGTCGGCATCATGATCGACCTGTCGCATGTCGGCGCCAAGACCTCCGACGAGGCGATCCGCGCCTCCAAAAAGCCGGTCACCTACTCGCATTGCCTGCCGGCGGGTCTGAAGAAACACCCGCGCAACAAGAGCGATACGCAGCTCAAATTCATCGCCGACCAGGGCGGTTTCATCGGGGTGACCATGTTCCCGCCCTTTCTCAAGCGCGGCATCGATGCCACGGTCGAGGACTATGTGCAGGCGCTGGACTATGTAGTCAACCTGGTCGGCGAGGACTGCGTGGGCATAGGCACCGACTTCACCCAGGGCTACGGCCAGGCGTTCTTCGATTGGCTCACGCATGACAAGGGCGTGCACCGCCGCCTGACCGAGTTCGGCGTGGTCCAGAACCCGCAGGGCATACGCACCATCGGCGAGATGCCCAACCTGACCGCAGCGATGGAACGGGCGCGCTGGCCGGCACGCAAGATCACCAAGGTGATGGGGCGCAACTGGCTGCGGGTTTTCAACGAAGTCTGGAGTGTGTGA